A region of the Pseudomonas asiatica genome:
TGCCCGTGCCAGGCAGCCGTCACGGCCGCAGCCAGCCCGGCGGCACCAGAACCTATGACCAGTACATCGCATTCGGTTTCGTAGGGAGCGGAAGGCATTGCGGGATTCCTGTATTGTTATTGGAACAAGGTTCCACATTCTTATTGGCAGCGAATCGGCCTGCAAGGGTGTGGCGGCCCTGCCGGGCAAGTAATGGGCGATAACCGGACAGTTCGTGTCGCGCTGGCTGCAGCGGCTATCGGCGGTATGGAATCATCTTCTAGAATTCGCAAAAATTTCAGGGACCTGTGTCATGGCTGGTAGTCAGATCGAACGCGCCTTCAGTCTTGTAGAAAGCCTTACCGGTGAACCGCAAGGGCTGCCGTTGCAAACCCTGGCCGAGCGCCTGGACATCCCCAAGAGCGCCACCCATCGCATGCTCACCGAGCTGGTGCGGCTGGGCTATGTGCGGCAGAACCGGGACAACAGCCGCTACCAGCTGTCGGCCAAGCTGGTGGCGCTGGGCTTCCGTTATCTTGCCAGCAGCGGTGCCGACATCATTCAGCCGATTCTCGACCGCCTGGCCCAGGACAGCGGCGAACTGGTGCGCCTTGGCGTGATCGACGGTGCTCGCCAGACCTGGATCGCCAAGTCCCAGGGCGCCCGCTCCGGGCTGCGCTACGACCCGGACATGGGCCGCGACGCACCGCTGTTCTATACCGCGTCCGGGCATGCCTGGCTGGCCAGCCTGGACGATGAGCAGGCGCTGCAGATGGTATTGCGCCAGGGCATTGCCGACCCGGCGCAGTTCGGCCCGAATGCACCACGCTCCACCGACGAGTTGCTCACCTACCTGCGCCGCGCTCGCGAGCGCGGTTATGCCTGGGTCGAGGAAACCTCGGCCATTGGCACCTCGGCCCTGGCTGCGGTGGTGCGCCGCCCGCAAAGTGACGAGGTGATCGGTGTGCTGAGCATCGCCGGGCCCAGTGCGCGCCTGGCGCAAAGCCGCATGGCAGAACTGGCGCCGCTGTTGCTGGCGGCGGCAGAGGAACTGTCGGCGGCCAGCCGGGCCAGTGAGTTGTTCGCTTGAAGGTGCATTTCCGGTCGATTACCGCACACTCTGTCCTGCGGCTTCTTCTTAAAAGCTGAACCTGGTTCTAAATTGTCGAATGTGGATTGTGGAATCAGATTCCGGAATCCGCATGACAACAATGACAAGAGGACAGGCTGTTGAACGCACCCCTTCGTATTGCCTTGATCGGCGCCGGCAGCATGGGCCGCCAGCATTACCAGCATTTGCTGAATGTGCCGCAGGCCCAGCTGTGCGCTGTGGCCGACCCGGGCCCGCAGGCCGAGGCCTTTGCCGCCGAATGCGGCGTGCCCTGTTTTGCCGACCACCGCCAGATGCTGGAGCACGCGCGCCCCGAGGCAGTGATCGTCGCCAACCCGAACAACCTGCATGTCGCCACCGCCCTGGGCTGCGTCGAGGCCGGTGTACCGGTGCTGGTCGAAAAACCGGTGGGCGTGCACCTGGATGAAGTCCGCGCGCTGGTGGAAGCCTCGCGCCGCCACGATGTGCCGGTGCTGGTCGGCCATCACCGCCGGCATAACCCGCTGATCGCCAAGGCTCACCAGGTGATTGCCGACGGCAAGCTGGGCCGACTGATCAACGTCACCGCGCTGTGGCAGTTGCAAAAGCCCGACAGCTATTTCGACACCCCCTGGCGCCGCGAGCCGGGCGCTGGCTTCCTGCTGACCAACCTGATCCATGACCTCGACCTGCTGCGCCACCTGTGCGGCGAGGTGGTACAGGTGCAGGCATTCACCCGCAACGATGTGCGCGGTTTTGCCAACGAGGACAGCGCCGCGGTGCTACTGCAGTTCGCCAATGGAGCATTGGGCAGCCTGACTGGCTCCGACGCGGTGGCCGCGCCGTGGAGCTGGGAGCTGGACTCCGGCGAAAGCCCGGTCTACCCGCGCCAGGATGGCCAACCGTGCTACCTGCTGGCCGGCACCCAGGGGGCCCTGAGCATTCCGCAACTCAAGCGCTGGCACTACGCCGAGGTCGGGTCGGGCTGGCACACGCCGTTGTTGCAGAGCGAGGAAAGCATCCCCGCCGGCGAGGCATTGACCTTGCAGTTGCAACACTTCGTGCGGGTTGCCCGGGGTGAGCAGGCGCCACTGATCGATGCCGCCGATGGTGGCCGTACCCTGGCGCTGATCGAGGCGATCCGCCAGGCCGCGGAAACTGGCCGGGCCTGTGCGCCCGAGCACATTGCTTGAATTGTCGGGTGACGATAATGACTGAACGAATTTTCTCCCTGGCGGCCCTGACGGTACTCGAGCTGTCCCCGCCGGACATGGTCGAGGCAGCAGCCCGCGCCGGTTACAGCCACGTTGGCCTGCGCCTGGTGCCCGCCACCGAGCAGGAGCAGCATTTCCCGCTGGTGGCCGATGCCGGCCTGCGCCGGCAGACCCAGGCGCGCCTGCGCGATACGGGCATCAAGGTGCTCGACCTGGAGATCCTGAGGCTTAAGCCGGAAACCTGTGTCGCCGATTTCGAGCCGATCCTGGCGGTGGGCGCCGAGCTGGGCGGCACGGAGCTGCTGGTGGCTGGCAACGACCCGGATGAAGCGCGGCTGACCGAGCGCTTTGCTGCGTTGTGTGACCTGGCGGCGGGGTATGGCATTCATCCGCACCTGGAGTTCATGCCCTGGACTGATGTGCGTGACCTGCGCCAGGCCATGCGGGTGGTGGCCAACGCCGACCGCGCCAATGGCTGTGTGCTGGTGGATGCCTTCCACTTCAACCGCTCCGGTTCTTCGCTGGACGATCTGGCGCAACTGGCACCGCAGCGCATGCGCTATGCCCAGCTGTGCGACGTTGCCGGCCCGGTGCCGGCCGAGATGGACGAGATCCTGCGCCAGGCACGCAACGAGCGGCGCTTCCCGGGCGAGGGCGATGCCGATCTGGTCGGCCTGCTGCGCGGTTTGCCGCCAAGTGTGCCGTTGAGCCTGGAGATCCCCACACGGCAGTTGCTGGAACAGGGCATGAGCGGCGAACAGCGTGCGCGCATGGCGCTGGAGAAGGCCATGGCAGTGTTGGCCAGAGTCTGATTGACAGCGCGCGGCGCATGGCACGGGCTACCGCCCGTGTTCGCGGGCACGCCCGCTCCCACAGGTACAGCGACAACCTCGAGAGCAACGCTGTACCTGTGGGAGCTGGCTTGCCGGCGATGAGGCCGGGCAGGCAAATTACTGTTTGCTGACTGGCCAAAAAAAGGGCCCGCAAGGGCCCGTAGAGGAAAATGGTCAGCGCGTTCAGGCGCTCTCGATCTTGCGTGGTGCCATGAAGTACATCCACACCAGCGCCAGGAAGTACATCGCCGGGATCATGGTGAACAAAACGGCATAGTTGTTATTGGTAGCGGTCAGCACGCTACCGACGATCTGCGTCATGAACATCCCGCCAATCGCCGCGCACATGCTGCCGAAACCGAACACCGTACTCACCAGGTGCTTGGGCGTGTAGTCCATCACCAGGCTCCAGATATTCGCCGTCCATGCCTGATGCGCGCCCACCGCCAGCGAGATGGCCGCCACCGCGACCCACAGGCCACTGGCGTTGGCGGCAAAGGTGACGCTGACCATGGTGCAGGCGAAGATCAGCATCGACACCAGCCGCGCGGTGGTCGCGCGCACGCCACGGCCGATCAGCCAGGAAGACAGGATGCCGCCGCCGATGCTGCCGAAGTCCGCCGTCAGCCAGATGATGATCAGCGGGATGCCCATCTGGGTCACGTTGATGCCCAGGCTGTATTGCTGGTTGAGGAACGGTGGCAGCCAGTACAGGTAGAACCAGAACACCGGTGCGGTAATCGCGTAGGCCACCGCGAAGGCCCAGGTGCCACGCAGGCGCAGGATACGGCTGAACGGCACGCGGGTTGGCTCGGGCTCGTCATCCTGCTGGATGTACTCCACCTCGCTCTGGCGCACGCGCGGGTGATCTTCAGGGTTGTAGTACTTCAACACCCACAGCACCACCCACACCAGGCCCAGGCTGCCCATGGCGATGAACGCGGCCTGCCAGCCCCACACGGCCAGAATCATCGGCAGCAGGGCCGGTGTGACCATGGCGCCGACGTTGGTGCCGGCATTGAACAGGCCGGTGGCGATGGCCCGCTCGCCAGCCGGGAACCACAGGCGCACGGTCTTCACGCAGGCCGGGTAGTTGGCGGCCTCGGTCAGGCCGAGGATGAAGCGGCAGACCATGAAGCCAGCGGCCGAGGTGGCCAGGCCGTGAGCGCCGGTGGCCAGGCTCCACAGCAGCACGGCGAAGAAGAACGCGCGCTTCACCCCGACCTTGTCGATCAGCCGGCCCTGCAGCAGGAAGCCGACCGCGTAGCCGACCTGAAACCAGAAGTTGATGTTGGCGTAGTCCATCGCCGTCCAGCTCATTTCCTTGGCCAGGACGGGCTGCATGATGCCGAGCGCGGCACGGTCGATGTAGTTCAGGGTGGTGGCGAAGAACACCAGGGCGAGCATGCCCCAACGGGTCTTGCCGACGCCGAAGGCGCCGCGAAGCTTGTCGCCGATCGAACCCTGGGGCATCCGGGGGGCGGCGGGGGTGATCTTGGAGTGGTTCATAAACTGCTCGATTCTTGAAATTGTATTCAGCTGCGGTGCTGCAAGTACGTGACCGGTTCCCAGGCAGGGGGCACGCAAGGCCGGTGCATGGTGAGCAGTGAAGGCGGCAGCGTCAATTAAAGGGAGGGGCTAGTGTTCGGTTACCGAACGGTTGCGTTGGGCCTGCGTGCGAGGCAAGGGGCAACGTGATTTCAGGTGGTCAAGGTACTCAACGCTCTACCAGCCAGATAACCGAATGTCATCCCCGGCCCCAGTGTGATACCGCCACTCGGGTAGTGCCCGCCCATCACGCTGTGCATGTCGTTGCCCACCGCATACAGCCCGGGGATCGGCCGCGCATTGCGGTCCAGTACCCGGGCCGAGGCATCCGTGCCCAGGCCGGCGAAGGTACCCAGGCTGCCCGGCAACAGTTTCACTGCGTGGAACGGCCCGTGCAGCAGTGGCCGCAGCGACGGATTGGGGGCTTGCGACGGCTCGCCCTGCGCCCGGTTGTAGGCCGATACACCGCGCTGGAATAGCGGGTCTTCACCCCGGGTTGCATGGCGGTTGAAGCCGTCCACCGTGCGCTGCAACTGCTCGACGTCGATCCCGCAGCGCTGCGCCAGTTCCTCCAGCGTGCGACCGCTGTGCAGGTAACCGCAGCGTTGATAGTGACGGGTGGGGAAAGGGAAGGGCTTGGCCCAGCCGATACCATAGCGACGTTGCGCGGCATGGTCGCAGATCAGCCAGGCTTCCGGCGCTTCACCCTGCGGCGTGGCGGCGAACAGTGCGTTCATGAAGTCGTGGTAGCAATCGGCCTCGTTGACGAAGCGCCGGCCATCGCCGCGCACGGCGATGAAGCCGGGCTTGGCGCGATCGATCAAGTGCGGGAAATGGCCGAAACTGCCATCGCTGCGCGGCACCCGCGACACAGGTGCCCAGGCACCTGCATGGGTCGCAGTCGCCTGGACCATGCCACCGGCCTGTTCGCCCAGGCGCAGGCCGTCGCCGCTGTTTTCCCTGGGGGCTGCGGAGTAATGCTGGGTACCGTCCGGCGCATGCGGCATCAGGTGCGCGATGCGCTGGCGATCATGTGCAAAGCCACCGCAGGCCAGCACCACACCGCGGCGGGCGTGGATCATCTGGCCGTCGGCAAACTGTGCGCCGCTGACCCGGCCTTCGCCCAGCAGGCGGCTGGCCGGCTTGTCGGTCAGTAGCGTCACGCCAAGGTCCAGGGCGCTGCGCAGCAGCCGTGCCACCAGGGCGTTGCCATTGACCAGTTGCAGGCTGCGGCGGTGCAGCAGCAGGTCGCGGCCATGGCGCAGCAGGCGTTTGCCCACATGCAGCGCGGCCGTGGGCGAGCGTGTGGCGTTGAAGAAGGCGGCCATGTCGGCGCCGCCGGCAATGCCCATGCCGGCCAGGCTGACGATGTCCAGCGGTGGGCGCAGCTTGTGCAGCCAGGGCCCGAGCAGGCGCCCGTCGTATGGCAGGGCGCACAGCGAACGACCACCGCGCGTGCTGCCATCGCCCTCGCGCATGTCGGGCATGCGGCTGCCGCACTGGAACTGCACGGCGGTGTGTTGCTGGAAGAACGCCACCATCTCCGGGCCATGGTGCAGGAAGGCGCGCTGGCGCGGGTCCAGTTCGCTGACATGGGTTTGCGCGCGCAGGTAGCGCTCCGGGGCATCGTCGGTCTCGACGATGCCTTCGGCAATGGCCAGCGGGTTGCGCGGTATCCACAGCCAGCCCCCCGACCAGGCGCTGGTGCCGCCCAGTTGGCTGGCTTTTTCCGCGACGATCACCTGCAGGCCGTGATGGGCGGCAGTAACGGCGGCAGCCAGGCCAGAGGCACCGGAGCCGATGACGAGTACGTCACATTCGAGGGGTTGCATGGTGGGGTTCCGCTCAGGCGTTGGAGGAAGGTTTTACTGCAGCGGCGAAAAACCGGTGGGCCGCAGCATTCGCGACTGCAAATGCAGTACCGCGCCCAGCTCGCGGTTGCGCCTTGAGAACTCTGCCCAACGGGGGTCCGCTGCCATGGCTGCGCGGCGTGCCATGCGTTCGTCGAGGCTGGCATAGCCCCAGATATGCACCACCTGGTTGACCTCGCCGAACTCGCTGGTGAAAAAGCCGACCAGGTTACCGAGATGCTCGCTTTGCACCTCCAGCGCGTGGCTTTGGTACAGGCTCAGCCAGTCGGCCATTTTCAGTGGGTCGAGGGTGTAGGTTCTCAGTTCGTAGTACATGCTGGGGTCTCCATTTGGGTGGTTGGCGCCTGCAGGCGCGCGGCGATGTGGTTGGCAGCGAGCCAGCCGAAGGTGAGGGCAGGGCCCAGGGTGATACCGGGGCCGGGGTAGGTGCCTTTCATCAGCGAGTTCATGTCGTTGCCGACTGCATACAGCCCGGCAATCGGCTGGCCATCGCGGTTCAGCACGTTGGCCTGGGCGTTGGTCACCAGGCCGCGGGCTGAGCCAAGGTCGCCGGTGTGGATGCGGATGGCGTAGAACGGGCCGCTGGTCAGCGGCGCCAGGCATGGGTTGGGCGTGTGTTGCGGGTCGCCCATGTAGCGGTTGTAGCTGTTGCCGCCTTTGCCGAACGCGCGGTCGATGCCGTTGCGGGCGTCGGCGTTGAACTGCTCCAGGGTCTGCATGAATACCTGTGGGTCGACACCAATGGTCTTGGCCAGTGCCTGCGCTGTTGCGGCGCGGTGCAGGTAGCCGGCATGGATCAACGCCTGGTTGTCCACCGGCTTTGGCCGCGCCAGGCCCAGGCCGTAGCGGTTCATCGCTTCGGCATCGCAGACCAGCCAGCAGCTGGCGATGCCTTTGGCGAACATGGTCTGCACGAAGTGGTGGTAGGAATCGGACTCGTTGACGAAGCGTCGCCCGTCCGGGCCCACCGCGATCACCCCTGGCTTGGCGCGGTCGGTGACCAGGTGCGGGAAGCGCTCACGCTCGCCACTGGCATGGCGCAGTTCCGAAACCGGTGCCCAGAAGAAGTTGGCCACCAGGCCCTCACCCTGGGCAGCGGCCACGGCTTGGCCAAGGCGCAGGGCAGCGCCGTCATTTGTGGGCGGTGACATGGTCAGGTGCGGCGCCTGCCGGGCCGGCCGGTAGCTGTCGGCGAGCGCGCCTGCAGCGAACCCGCCCATGGCGCACACCACACCGCCCCGGGCCAGCACCCGTTCACGGCGCCCTTCGCGTTGCACCACCACGCCGGTGACCACGCCGCGTTCGACGATCAGCTCCAGGGCTTCGCTGCGCAACCACAGCTGCGTGCCATGGGCGAAGGCGCTGCTGGCCAGGCGGGCGATCAAGGCGTTGCCGGTGGTAAGGCGGGTGCCACGCGGATGATGCAGGCGGTCCCGCGCGTAACGCGCCATCAGCTTGAGGCAATGCCACAGCGACCGGGGCGAGCGGCGAATACTGAGAAAGTGCTGGATATCCACGCGGTTGACCATCATGCCGCCGAACAGCAACATGCCGGGCGGCGGCATCTGCAGGTCCTTGAAGTGCGAGCCGAGCTGCCTGCCGTCGTACTCGACCATCTCCAGCGCCCGGCCAAACTGGGTGGCACCGGGGGCGTCCGGGTAGTAGTCCGGCGAATGCGGGCGCAGGGCGTAGCGCAGTTCGGTGTTCTGCTCCAGCCAGCGCAGCGCCTGGTGGCCATGCTCGATGAAGGCGTCGACCAGCGCGGGGGCATAGCCGTCGCCGATGACCTGCCTGAGGTAGGTGCGAATGGCCTCGGGGGAATCCACCGCACCAGCGGCGCGGGCTTGATCAGTACCATAGAGCCACACCGCCCCACCGGAAATTGCCGAGGTACCGCCAAAGTGCTCGGCCTTTTCCACCACCAGCACTTTCAGCCCCCGGCGGGCGGCGGTGGCGGCAGCGGTAAGGCCACCGGCGCCGCTGCCCAGCACGACCAGGTCAAAGTTGTGTTGCGTATGTTCATGTGTCGGCATGGCT
Encoded here:
- a CDS encoding FAD-dependent oxidoreductase; the protein is MQPLECDVLVIGSGASGLAAAVTAAHHGLQVIVAEKASQLGGTSAWSGGWLWIPRNPLAIAEGIVETDDAPERYLRAQTHVSELDPRQRAFLHHGPEMVAFFQQHTAVQFQCGSRMPDMREGDGSTRGGRSLCALPYDGRLLGPWLHKLRPPLDIVSLAGMGIAGGADMAAFFNATRSPTAALHVGKRLLRHGRDLLLHRRSLQLVNGNALVARLLRSALDLGVTLLTDKPASRLLGEGRVSGAQFADGQMIHARRGVVLACGGFAHDRQRIAHLMPHAPDGTQHYSAAPRENSGDGLRLGEQAGGMVQATATHAGAWAPVSRVPRSDGSFGHFPHLIDRAKPGFIAVRGDGRRFVNEADCYHDFMNALFAATPQGEAPEAWLICDHAAQRRYGIGWAKPFPFPTRHYQRCGYLHSGRTLEELAQRCGIDVEQLQRTVDGFNRHATRGEDPLFQRGVSAYNRAQGEPSQAPNPSLRPLLHGPFHAVKLLPGSLGTFAGLGTDASARVLDRNARPIPGLYAVGNDMHSVMGGHYPSGGITLGPGMTFGYLAGRALSTLTT
- a CDS encoding sugar phosphate isomerase/epimerase family protein, with the protein product MTERIFSLAALTVLELSPPDMVEAAARAGYSHVGLRLVPATEQEQHFPLVADAGLRRQTQARLRDTGIKVLDLEILRLKPETCVADFEPILAVGAELGGTELLVAGNDPDEARLTERFAALCDLAAGYGIHPHLEFMPWTDVRDLRQAMRVVANADRANGCVLVDAFHFNRSGSSLDDLAQLAPQRMRYAQLCDVAGPVPAEMDEILRQARNERRFPGEGDADLVGLLRGLPPSVPLSLEIPTRQLLEQGMSGEQRARMALEKAMAVLARV
- a CDS encoding MFS transporter, producing the protein MNHSKITPAAPRMPQGSIGDKLRGAFGVGKTRWGMLALVFFATTLNYIDRAALGIMQPVLAKEMSWTAMDYANINFWFQVGYAVGFLLQGRLIDKVGVKRAFFFAVLLWSLATGAHGLATSAAGFMVCRFILGLTEAANYPACVKTVRLWFPAGERAIATGLFNAGTNVGAMVTPALLPMILAVWGWQAAFIAMGSLGLVWVVLWVLKYYNPEDHPRVRQSEVEYIQQDDEPEPTRVPFSRILRLRGTWAFAVAYAITAPVFWFYLYWLPPFLNQQYSLGINVTQMGIPLIIIWLTADFGSIGGGILSSWLIGRGVRATTARLVSMLIFACTMVSVTFAANASGLWVAVAAISLAVGAHQAWTANIWSLVMDYTPKHLVSTVFGFGSMCAAIGGMFMTQIVGSVLTATNNNYAVLFTMIPAMYFLALVWMYFMAPRKIESA
- a CDS encoding NIPSNAP family protein encodes the protein MYYELRTYTLDPLKMADWLSLYQSHALEVQSEHLGNLVGFFTSEFGEVNQVVHIWGYASLDERMARRAAMAADPRWAEFSRRNRELGAVLHLQSRMLRPTGFSPLQ
- a CDS encoding FAD-dependent oxidoreductase — protein: MPTHEHTQHNFDLVVLGSGAGGLTAAATAARRGLKVLVVEKAEHFGGTSAISGGAVWLYGTDQARAAGAVDSPEAIRTYLRQVIGDGYAPALVDAFIEHGHQALRWLEQNTELRYALRPHSPDYYPDAPGATQFGRALEMVEYDGRQLGSHFKDLQMPPPGMLLFGGMMVNRVDIQHFLSIRRSPRSLWHCLKLMARYARDRLHHPRGTRLTTGNALIARLASSAFAHGTQLWLRSEALELIVERGVVTGVVVQREGRRERVLARGGVVCAMGGFAAGALADSYRPARQAPHLTMSPPTNDGAALRLGQAVAAAQGEGLVANFFWAPVSELRHASGERERFPHLVTDRAKPGVIAVGPDGRRFVNESDSYHHFVQTMFAKGIASCWLVCDAEAMNRYGLGLARPKPVDNQALIHAGYLHRAATAQALAKTIGVDPQVFMQTLEQFNADARNGIDRAFGKGGNSYNRYMGDPQHTPNPCLAPLTSGPFYAIRIHTGDLGSARGLVTNAQANVLNRDGQPIAGLYAVGNDMNSLMKGTYPGPGITLGPALTFGWLAANHIAARLQAPTTQMETPACTTN
- a CDS encoding Gfo/Idh/MocA family protein, with translation MNAPLRIALIGAGSMGRQHYQHLLNVPQAQLCAVADPGPQAEAFAAECGVPCFADHRQMLEHARPEAVIVANPNNLHVATALGCVEAGVPVLVEKPVGVHLDEVRALVEASRRHDVPVLVGHHRRHNPLIAKAHQVIADGKLGRLINVTALWQLQKPDSYFDTPWRREPGAGFLLTNLIHDLDLLRHLCGEVVQVQAFTRNDVRGFANEDSAAVLLQFANGALGSLTGSDAVAAPWSWELDSGESPVYPRQDGQPCYLLAGTQGALSIPQLKRWHYAEVGSGWHTPLLQSEESIPAGEALTLQLQHFVRVARGEQAPLIDAADGGRTLALIEAIRQAAETGRACAPEHIA
- a CDS encoding IclR family transcriptional regulator; this encodes MAGSQIERAFSLVESLTGEPQGLPLQTLAERLDIPKSATHRMLTELVRLGYVRQNRDNSRYQLSAKLVALGFRYLASSGADIIQPILDRLAQDSGELVRLGVIDGARQTWIAKSQGARSGLRYDPDMGRDAPLFYTASGHAWLASLDDEQALQMVLRQGIADPAQFGPNAPRSTDELLTYLRRARERGYAWVEETSAIGTSALAAVVRRPQSDEVIGVLSIAGPSARLAQSRMAELAPLLLAAAEELSAASRASELFA